The nucleotide window AAGACGATCAAGCTCAGGATCGCAGCGGAAGGACGCCGGATAGAGCGCATGATGGGCAGTCTCAGCCAGCCATGCCTTTTCACCCCGGCGATCGACCCTGAGGCGGACCGCTTGAAGACGGGGCTGACCCGTCGCGCAGCGGAATTGCAGGCGATCCGCGACGCGATGGCGGTTAATCCCGCCAAGGCCTTGTTCGATGAGGTACTGGCGTATCTGCGCCAGCCGCTCTTCACCCTCGGCCGCGAAGCGCGCAAATCCGATTGGGTGGGCGTAGCGGAGGAAGAGCCGGAGAACGAGGCAGCCGACCCATGGGAGCGCGCCATTCCGTGCGAGCCCTGGGGTGAGCCATGGGTGACCGACAAACAGGGGCACGCCTACTCCACCGATGCCATCGCTTTTCTTATGGCAAAAATCTTCTGGAGCTCGATGGACGAGATGAGCGGAGTTGAGAATGGAGAGCAGAAGCTCGATGTTCTCAAGTGGGTCTTCAAGCCTTCGGTCCGTAAAACCTACGTCTACGACGCCAGGATCGGCAAGTCGCACTGCCTGCAATGGCACGAGCGAGACGAAACCTTCTCATTCCACAACTGCTGCATGGCGGCGCGCGTGGACGAAGAGGAGATTCGCAATGGTTTCCGCCGCAACATTCCGGCCGAGATCATCCAGGCCGTTGAGCGCTACTACGCGCATTGACGGCATCCCGCCAGGGGCAATGACTTCCCCGGTGCGGGGTTGTTGTTGCCCCTTCATTCCTTTGTGAAAGGACAAGCAACAATGCTGGAAAACATTCTGGTGCCGCGCGCCTACCCGCTCGCGAGCACCTTCAACCTCGACCCCAATGAAGTGGATCCCACGATCGAGGTGATCGGCTACGATATTCCGGACCCCGGCACCATTGATGATCCGGAACTGCAAAGCCATGCGGCATTCCTGAAGGCTGCCGTGCCAGAGGTCGATCCGGGCTACCAGTTCCGCCGCGAACTCATCCGCGACGTCTTCTACTGGTGGGACTTCGGCGAGGACGTGCTGCTGCTCTACGGCCCGACCGGGGCCGGCAAGACATCGCTCTTCGAGCAATGGTGTGCGCGCTTGGGGGTGCCTCTGTTTAGCTTCCGTGGTCACCGCGACTTCAAGGAGCACGAGGCCTTCGGGCACAAGGATCTGGTGGACGGCAATACCGTCTTCACGCCCGGCCCGATGACACTGGCGGCACAATACGGCCTGCCGGTGATCTGCAACGAGTACGATCGCATCCAGCCGGGGAAAGCCATCGTCTTCAACGACGTTTTCGAAGGCCGGCCCTTCCCGGTCCCGGGCAACCACAGTCAGATCGTGGTGCCAACGCCCGGGTTTCGCGCCGTGCTTACCGCCAACACCAACCTTGTGGAGGATCCGTCAGGGAACTACCAGACGGCCGTCGCCGCGGACACGTCGCTCCTCGAGCGCATCTACGCGGTGAAGGTCGGTTATCCCGACGTTGAAACCGAGGTGGGCATGCTCAAGAAAGCCCTGGCGGGCTTCGATGACGCGCTGCTCGCCTACTGGTTCGACCAGGAAGGCATCAAGGTGGGCACCGCCAGCGGGATCAAGACGGGCTCGGCGGTCAGCCGCGACGAGTTCATCTCCGGCATGGTGGAAGTAGCCAACAAAATCCGCGCCCAGTCGAAAGACGGCGGATCGGCCGATGACGCCGCGCTCGAGCGCACGATGTCCACGCGCATCCTGCGCAAGTGGGCGGTGCACACCATCCGGCACGCCAAGTCGCCGGAGAAGTACGGCAAGAGCGCGCTGCACCTGGCGCTCAAGAAGTACCTGAGCGGCCTGGCCACCGAGTCGACCACCATCGCGCTGCACCAGGCCGTTGAGACGGTGTTTGGCATCAGCGAAGACCTGAAATAAGGAGCGCCCATGAGCAAGTTCAAGGGCGTTGCCTACTGGTCAGGAGATGGTTTGCCGGCCGACTGGCCCGAGCGTGCCATCGAGCGCCTGGCCCCCGCAAGGGGGCATGGGTGCGAGATCGAGCGTGAGACGGCTGGTATCCGGCTGCGCTTTGGCGAAGACGGGATGATCGTTCCGTTCATGACGGGGCAGTCGCAGGGGGCGGTGCCGCAAGGCAAGGCTTCCGGCGCGCTGGCGGTGTGCATGATGGGGCTTGCCAGAAACCCTGGCGGGATTGCGCTGGCGGACGA belongs to Opitutaceae bacterium and includes:
- a CDS encoding AAA family ATPase is translated as MLENILVPRAYPLASTFNLDPNEVDPTIEVIGYDIPDPGTIDDPELQSHAAFLKAAVPEVDPGYQFRRELIRDVFYWWDFGEDVLLLYGPTGAGKTSLFEQWCARLGVPLFSFRGHRDFKEHEAFGHKDLVDGNTVFTPGPMTLAAQYGLPVICNEYDRIQPGKAIVFNDVFEGRPFPVPGNHSQIVVPTPGFRAVLTANTNLVEDPSGNYQTAVAADTSLLERIYAVKVGYPDVETEVGMLKKALAGFDDALLAYWFDQEGIKVGTASGIKTGSAVSRDEFISGMVEVANKIRAQSKDGGSADDAALERTMSTRILRKWAVHTIRHAKSPEKYGKSALHLALKKYLSGLATESTTIALHQAVETVFGISEDLK